The genomic window GACGTTCGCATTCACTTACACCCAAATCTGATGACCTACTTTACCCCGAGCGCAGGACTCGTTATGCACGCAAACAGCAGTGTACTATGCAGACAATGCCGCAGATATTAAATGCTCCAACAGGTCAGGTTAAATTAATCTCATTAATATTTGAATACAGTTTTCTGATGGAGTCTGCAGTCATGAATTAAATGAACACACTATAAAATATTTGAGTTGAAGCTGAGACACATAACTATACTTTATCTGTGCGCATGATCAAATACTATAATTACAgaccaagtgcttcacatgtGTCAGAATAGTCCGCTCTGTGCTCTGTGAGAAAAACTCCACCACCAGgcatgtgtttaaaaaaaagccctcTTACACCAGCTCATCActttaaacaaactccaaataCTTTGACTCTGAAATCTACTTCTCTGTCTTGCTTTCCAGTAGTAAAGGAAGAAAGCAACCAGAATGAACAGAGGGAAGACTTAAGCCAGACGGGATCTGACAGAGCCTTGGTGCTAGACAGACTAGCTAATAATGTAGCTAAACGTAAGAGCACTATGCCACAGAAGTTTGTGGGTAAGGGCTGATATCTGCTTCCTTTGTGTGAATACAATGCTGGTAAATGAGTGTGACTGCTGCACCTTTAAAGACTGTGTTGGTGAAGCTGCaatgtgttttgtgtcagtTACTGTTGCATATTTCTTGCATGCAGTGTAATAGAAAAAAGTCTATTTTTGCATTTCAGTCTGACTAGGAATTAGgcctttaatttgtttaatgcATGTCAAGCCATTTTccttttgttatattttatctttttgatCATTGTTTGAAAggatttttttgttgctttatcCTGTatattaattttacattaaaatgatgacAATCTTcataacaaaagagaaaaaaaaatgatgcagaGGCTGAGAATAATTTAAGAGCATGATAccaagaaacaacaaaaacagtgagtcatttaaaagctgagCTAGAGATGAGCAAGCTCAGTATCAAGATGTTGAAATCACAGGATGTAGGTGAAAGTTTAAactctgctctgtctctctgggTCCTCAGGTGACAAGCGTCTGTCGGATCTCTCCTACGACGGAGGAGCAGGCGAGCTGATTCAGCCCCATGTCATCGACCAGGCCATCAACAGCGCTATCAGCTACCTGGGTGCTGAGTCTCTCCGGCCACTGGTCCAGACCTCCCCAGCCTCCTCTTCTGATGTGGGCCTCAGCTCGATGTACCCGCTGCACAAGCCGGGGTCCGAGGGCCACACAGGGACGGGCCACAGTCTGTCGGCCAAAGACAGTGCAGCTGagaacctgctgctgctctccaaGTCCAAGTCTGCCTCCAGCGAGAAGGACGGCTCGCCCAGCCACAGTGGCCAGGACTCCACAGACACCGAGAGCAACAACGAGGACCGGCCTGGCGGGGCGGCGACCAGCCTCATCTACCTGACCAACCACATCACTTCAGGGGTGAGGAACGGCGTGCTGCCCCTGGTgaaggaggagcagcagaggcagtATGAGGCCATCCGGGCCAGCATGGAGATGGCCTCCGAGGGCTTCAAGGTGGTGACGGCAGACGGGGAGCAGGTGAGGGCGTACCGGTGTGAACACTGCCGCGTCCTCTTCCTGGACCACGTCATGTACACCATTCACATGGGCTGCCACGGCTTCAGAGACCCCTTCGTGTGCAACATCTGCGGTCACCGAGGTCAAGACCGATACGAGTTCTCCTCTCACATGACACGAGGGGAGCACCACTACTGAGCCCCGGCCACCAGagaacacacactttcacacagacaaacagcacatggaacacacacacacacacacacacacacacacacacacacacacacacacacacacacacacattcattaatAGACATGCACATGAAATAAATGCATAGAAAAACATGATGTAAAATACACTGTTGATGTCtgaaagttgtgttttttatacAAAGTATGCATGTTTGTTGAATACAGATAAATGTATACAactattaaaattaaaatccatTCATTACTTCAGTTTATACCAAGAGGAAGATTAACTcacatgtcatttttaaagacagaAGATAATGTTCAGTGCAGACAAGATGTCAGAGTTACGGTGCCTCAGTACTGCCACATCCTACATAGCGTTCATTATTTGCAGTTGTTACTTGTATAGAATGTATAAAG from Thunnus maccoyii chromosome 14, fThuMac1.1, whole genome shotgun sequence includes these protein-coding regions:
- the ikzf1 gene encoding DNA-binding protein Ikaros isoform X8, with amino-acid sequence MQTIEAVGKPHKCAYCGRSYKQRSSLEEHKERCHNYLQCMGLQNSIYTVVKEESNQNEQREDLSQTGSDRALVLDRLANNVAKRKSTMPQKFVGDKRLSDLSYDGGAGELIQPHVIDQAINSAISYLGAESLRPLVQTSPASSSDVGLSSMYPLHKPGSEGHTGTGHSLSAKDSAAENLLLLSKSKSASSEKDGSPSHSGQDSTDTESNNEDRPGGAATSLIYLTNHITSGVRNGVLPLVKEEQQRQYEAIRASMEMASEGFKVVTADGEQVRAYRCEHCRVLFLDHVMYTIHMGCHGFRDPFVCNICGHRGQDRYEFSSHMTRGEHHY
- the ikzf1 gene encoding DNA-binding protein Ikaros isoform X5 — its product is MVHSPRAPHPISCMAASNGLLGVSFYWHGTKQVPRAPWLDSPLQTRPVDKSKQNASAELRDIVMLGWNEEVQWRGEGLRAQLHGAAAALRPSAHGAGESWKNFILQTQGIAEYLHRMETEEAQEMAQMPGRDSPPANEASEEAEEPMAVPEDLSASSTHQQNNRGDKGERPFQCSQCGASFTQKGNLLRHIKLHSGEKPFKCHLCNYACRRRDALTGHLRTHSVGKPHKCAYCGRSYKQRSSLEEHKERCHNYLQCMGLQNSIYTVKEESNQNEQREDLSQTGSDRALVLDRLANNVAKRKSTMPQKFVGDKRLSDLSYDGGAGELIQPHVIDQAINSAISYLGAESLRPLVQTSPASSSDVGLSSMYPLHKPGSEGHTGTGHSLSAKDSAAENLLLLSKSKSASSEKDGSPSHSGQDSTDTESNNEDRPGGAATSLIYLTNHITSGVRNGVLPLVKEEQQRQYEAIRASMEMASEGFKVVTADGEQVRAYRCEHCRVLFLDHVMYTIHMGCHGFRDPFVCNICGHRGQDRYEFSSHMTRGEHHY
- the ikzf1 gene encoding DNA-binding protein Ikaros isoform X7 → MQHPACNIKVEARSDEENGLACDMNGVEEEECAEDLRVIDSSGAKVNGSQPSPEAKAFSSAGGIRLPNGKLKCDICGIICIGPNVLMVHKRSHTGERPFQCSQCGASFTQKGNLLRHIKLHSGEKPFKCHLCNYACRRRDALTGHLRTHSVGKPHKCAYCGRSYKQRSSLEEHKERCHNYLQCMGLQNSIYTVVKEESNQNEQREDLSQTGSDRALVLDRLANNVAKRKSTMPQKFVGDKRLSDLSYDGGAGELIQPHVIDQAINSAISYLGAESLRPLVQTSPASSSDVGLSSMYPLHKPGSEGHTGTGHSLSAKDSAAENLLLLSKSKSASSEKDGSPSHSGQDSTDTESNNEDRPGGAATSLIYLTNHITSGVRNGVLPLVKEEQQRQYEAIRASMEMASEGFKVVTADGEQVRAYRCEHCRVLFLDHVMYTIHMGCHGFRDPFVCNICGHRGQDRYEFSSHMTRGEHHY
- the ikzf1 gene encoding DNA-binding protein Ikaros isoform X4, whose product is MVHSPRAPHPISCMAASNGLLGVSFYWHGTKQVPRAPWLDSPLQTRPVDKSKQNASAELRDIVMLGWNEEVQWRGEGLRAQLHGAAAALRPSAHGAGESWKNFILQTQGIAEYLHRMETEEAQEMAQMPGRDSPPANEASEEAEEPMAVPEDLSASSTHQQNNRGDKGERPFQCSQCGASFTQKGNLLRHIKLHSGEKPFKCHLCNYACRRRDALTGHLRTHSVGKPHKCAYCGRSYKQRSSLEEHKERCHNYLQCMGLQNSIYTVVKEESNQNEQREDLSQTGSDRALVLDRLANNVAKRKSTMPQKFVGDKRLSDLSYDGGAGELIQPHVIDQAINSAISYLGAESLRPLVQTSPASSSDVGLSSMYPLHKPGSEGHTGTGHSLSAKDSAAENLLLLSKSKSASSEKDGSPSHSGQDSTDTESNNEDRPGGAATSLIYLTNHITSGVRNGVLPLVKEEQQRQYEAIRASMEMASEGFKVVTADGEQVRAYRCEHCRVLFLDHVMYTIHMGCHGFRDPFVCNICGHRGQDRYEFSSHMTRGEHHY